One genomic window of Pelmatolapia mariae isolate MD_Pm_ZW linkage group LG5, Pm_UMD_F_2, whole genome shotgun sequence includes the following:
- the LOC134626884 gene encoding butyrophilin-like protein 10, whose translation MLFDPQRISADMELLPLLSLSFCFLTLSGLTFGAESGPPDSRVIVMEDDDVILPCSLSTNENIEKKLFVWKKEGTVPLKEVFMFDAGTFNKGQDDEFKGRVSHFPELLKYGNASIRMNKTKLEDNGNYTCSFPVMQPSVKTSRIELVVGAAPDPYVTNLKETNDWALLKCDVKGAYPEPTMEWWNSNNQTILSEEPQVSKKGERFYVTLKTTVEKTDYYRCVATQKDIHHQIYTEINVHLNDVRSGTGMIKAAVFSVVFGMIGVFVAV comes from the exons ATGCTGTTTGATCCTCAGAGGATTTCTGCAGACATGGAGCTTCTACCACTTCTGTCTCTGAGCTTCTGTTTCCTGACTTTGTCCGGACTGACGTTTGGTGCTGAATCCG GACCACCTGACAGCAGAGTGATTGTGATGGAAGATGATGATGTCATTTTACCCTGCTCCCTCAGCACCAATGAGAACATTGAGAAAAAACTGTTTGTCTGGAAAAAGGAAGGAACAGTTCCTCTAAAGGAGGTGTTCATGTTTGATGCCGGCACATTTAATAAAGGTCAAGATGATGAATTCAAAGGTCGAGTCTCACATTTTCCAGAACTGCTGAAGTACGGCAACGCCTCCATAAGAATGAATAAAACTAAGCTGGAGGACAATGGAAACTACACCTGTAGTTTTCCAGTGATGCAGCCCAGTGTAAAAACATCCCGCATTGAGCTTGTTGTTG GTGCAGCTCCAGACCCTTATGTCACAAATCTTAAAGAAACAAATGACTGGGCGCTGCTTAAGTGTGATGTAAAGGGTGCTTACCCTGAACCTACAATGGAGTGGTGGAACAGTAACAATCAAACCATTCTTTCTGAGGAGCCGCAGGTCTCTAAAAAAGGAGAGCGCTTTTACGTCACCCTCAAAACTACTGTGGAAAAGACCGACTACTATCGCTGTGTTGCCACACAGAAGGACATCCACCATCAGATATATACGGAAATCAATGTGCATTTGAACG